In candidate division WOR-3 bacterium, the sequence AAAAAAAGAAAAAACAAAAAAAAGAATAAACAAAGATGGGACATATCGAGTGTGAAGAGATGATGAAAACCAAAGCCAGATTAAATAAAAAATAAAAATATATACAATCCCTTTCGAAGTTCTATAAATGTATCTAAAGCGGTTTAAAAAAACCAGATAATTGTATAAATCAAGATACGCAAAGATCCCAAGAACAAGCAAAGTGAAAACAAACATCTCTATATAAATATTATGAACAAAGCCAATTATTCTCTCAGGTACAACCTGATATGTCAAAAAAACTGAAACTATTGCAAAAAGAATATCAAAAAACAAAAGCAAAAGTTGTTGTTTCTTCCAGATAATATTTTTCCTCCTCTTTATTAGACGATTAAACCCTTTTATAGTTCCATTTTATACTAAAATCTTTAATAAAAAACTTTAAAAATAAAACTATCCTTTGCCTACCCCAAAATTTCTGCGTCAAAAGTCGGAGATTGAGTATTTGGAAGGTTTTATATTGGATTTTTCAAGGAAAAGGCATTGAAAAAACCTCCTCTCTAGTATAATAAAACCAAAAAGGAGTCAAGAATTAAATACTGTAAATAAAACTGTACTCTACCCCAAAAGTCAAGACACATTTTGAGGTTATAATTTGTAGACTTTTCATCCTGCTTTCCTCTTAAGTTTATATTTAGCTTCAAATTCTAAAGGACTCATATATCCCAAACTACTATGAACATATAATTTATTATAATCATTTTCAAACCAATTCTCTAACTTCTCTTTCGCTTCTCCAAGTGTCTCAAATTCATTAAGCCAGATAACCTCCTCTTTTATCGTCCTCCTCATTCGTTCGGTCTCTCTTTGCCTTTCAGATTATCATAAAAGGTCCATATCTGATTTGTTCCTAATGTTGCAGTGTCTTTCATAAAACTCACCGATGTAGGTTGTGACTCATTGTCACTTATCAGTTGTAAACCACTCCCTCTAACACCCAGAGGAAATTCACCATTTATTGCCCTTTCCAATGCCTCTTTCCAATCTCTCGTTTTGCACTTTAAAGAAATATTTCATCCAACAACCTTCTTCGTATA encodes:
- a CDS encoding integrase core domain-containing protein encodes the protein MRRTIKEEVIWLNEFETLGEAKEKLENWFENDYNKLYVHSSLGYMSPLEFEAKYKLKRKAG